A genomic stretch from Methylorubrum extorquens includes:
- a CDS encoding protein of unknown function (Evidence 5 : Unknown function) has protein sequence MLECQIMARSRGPVSACSNAVSHPEWSSGCAIARIHKTNVFLAHMGASDGLPTQRCFCDDQYIRRSIARIRALFDCPGMLT, from the coding sequence TTGCTCGAATGTCAGATCATGGCGCGAAGCAGGGGTCCAGTCTCCGCTTGCTCAAATGCCGTTTCCCACCCCGAGTGGTCTTCTGGTTGTGCGATCGCGCGTATCCATAAAACGAACGTTTTCCTTGCGCATATGGGGGCCTCGGACGGCCTGCCGACACAGCGCTGTTTTTGTGATGACCAGTATATCCGCAGATCTATTGCACGCATTAGGGCATTGTTTGACTGCCCTGGCATGCTCACCTGA
- a CDS encoding conserved protein of unknown function (Evidence 4 : Unknown function but conserved in other organisms) has translation MNALLWLFNTIIQLYIYVLVASAVLSWLVAFNVVNVRNPIVSQIGEFLYRVTEPVLRPIRNLLPNLGGVDISPIILILLLLFAQKLATDLYVQLAF, from the coding sequence ATGAACGCCCTGCTCTGGCTCTTCAACACCATCATCCAGCTCTACATCTACGTCCTCGTTGCGAGCGCCGTGCTGAGCTGGCTCGTGGCCTTCAACGTGGTCAATGTGCGCAATCCGATCGTCTCGCAGATCGGTGAATTCCTCTATCGCGTCACCGAGCCGGTGTTGCGGCCGATCCGGAACCTGCTGCCCAATCTCGGCGGCGTCGATATCTCGCCGATCATCCTGATCCTGCTGCTGCTGTTCGCCCAGAAGCTCGCCACCGACCTCTACGTCCAACTGGCCTTCTGA
- the meaC gene encoding mesaconyl-CoA hydratase (Evidence 2a : Function from experimental evidences in other organisms; PubMedId : 16856937, 17548827, 18065535; Product type e : enzyme) has protein sequence MKTNPGRFFEDFRLGETIRHATPRTVTTGDVALYTALYGPRFAVQSSDAFAKAIGYPASPLDDLLTFHVVFGKTVPDVSLNALANLGYAEGGFHRPVYPGETLSTVSEVIGLKESSNRQTGVVYVRSTGSDASGQTVLSYCRWVLVRKRDPEAKIAEEHVPQLAKVVNPADLAHALPPLDPAAYDNALAGSPHRFADYAVGEKIDHVDGMTVEEAEHQIATRLFQNTAKVHFDAVATKETKFGKRLIYGGHVISLARALSFNGLANAFAIGGINAGRHVAPLFAGDTVYAWSEVLETAELPGRSDIGALRLRTVATKNQACGAYPDKQGEGYDPSVILDLDYWAFIPR, from the coding sequence ATGAAGACCAATCCGGGCCGCTTCTTCGAGGATTTCCGCCTCGGGGAGACCATCCGCCATGCCACGCCGCGCACCGTCACCACGGGCGACGTGGCGCTCTACACCGCCCTTTACGGCCCGCGCTTTGCCGTGCAGTCCTCGGACGCCTTCGCCAAGGCGATCGGCTATCCGGCGAGCCCGCTCGACGACCTGCTCACCTTCCACGTCGTCTTCGGCAAGACCGTGCCGGACGTCTCGCTCAACGCGTTGGCTAATCTCGGCTATGCCGAGGGCGGCTTCCACCGCCCGGTCTATCCCGGCGAGACACTCTCGACCGTCTCCGAGGTGATCGGGCTCAAGGAAAGCTCCAACCGCCAGACCGGCGTGGTCTATGTGCGTTCCACCGGCTCCGACGCCTCTGGCCAGACCGTGCTGAGCTATTGCCGGTGGGTTCTCGTGCGCAAGCGCGACCCGGAGGCCAAGATCGCCGAGGAGCACGTGCCTCAGCTCGCCAAGGTGGTGAACCCGGCCGACCTCGCCCACGCCCTGCCCCCGCTCGATCCGGCCGCCTACGACAATGCGCTGGCCGGCAGCCCGCATCGCTTCGCGGATTACGCGGTCGGCGAGAAGATCGACCACGTCGATGGCATGACCGTCGAGGAGGCTGAGCACCAGATCGCCACGCGCCTGTTCCAGAACACCGCCAAGGTCCATTTCGACGCGGTGGCGACCAAGGAGACGAAGTTCGGCAAGCGCCTGATCTATGGCGGCCACGTCATCTCGCTCGCCCGCGCGCTCAGCTTCAACGGGCTCGCCAACGCGTTCGCCATCGGCGGCATCAATGCCGGCCGCCACGTCGCGCCGCTCTTTGCCGGTGACACGGTCTATGCGTGGTCCGAGGTGCTGGAGACGGCCGAACTGCCCGGCCGCAGCGATATCGGCGCGTTGCGCCTGCGCACGGTGGCGACCAAGAACCAGGCTTGCGGCGCCTATCCGGACAAGCAGGGCGAGGGCTACGACCCGTCGGTGATCCTCGATCTCGACTATTGGGCCTTCATCCCGCGCTGA
- a CDS encoding conserved protein of unknown function; putative integral membrane protein (Evidence 4 : Unknown function but conserved in other organisms; Product type m : membrane component): MSIELETVAGLFGVAVVAGAVDAIAGGGGLMTLPALLLAGLDPVSAIATNKLQGSAGSVSATIAFARRGLIRWREAGPAALGAGLASVGGALCVSLLPRPVLDALVPLMLVGIALYFATARRMSNEDAAARITPGLFAVTLAPAVGFYDGVFGPGAGSFYMIGFVTLLGLGVVRATAHTKLSNAASNLGSLALFTLQGAVIWPVGLAMAVGAFLGAQVGSALAVRLGARLIRPLLVVIACAMALRLLSNPANPLRQAVAGFFS, from the coding sequence ATGAGCATTGAGCTTGAGACGGTCGCCGGCCTGTTCGGCGTGGCCGTGGTGGCGGGCGCCGTCGACGCCATCGCGGGTGGGGGCGGGCTGATGACCCTGCCGGCCCTGCTGCTCGCCGGGCTCGACCCCGTGAGCGCGATCGCCACCAACAAGCTTCAGGGCAGCGCCGGCTCGGTCTCGGCCACGATCGCCTTCGCCCGGCGCGGGCTGATCCGCTGGCGCGAGGCCGGGCCCGCCGCACTCGGGGCTGGCCTTGCCTCGGTGGGCGGCGCGCTCTGCGTCAGCCTGCTGCCGCGCCCGGTCCTCGACGCATTGGTGCCGCTCATGCTCGTCGGCATCGCGCTCTACTTCGCCACCGCACGGCGGATGAGCAACGAGGATGCGGCGGCGCGCATTACCCCCGGCCTGTTCGCGGTGACGCTCGCGCCGGCGGTCGGCTTCTACGACGGGGTGTTCGGGCCCGGTGCCGGCTCGTTCTACATGATCGGCTTCGTGACGCTGCTCGGTCTCGGCGTGGTGCGGGCCACCGCCCACACCAAGCTCTCGAACGCCGCGAGCAACCTCGGCAGCCTCGCCCTGTTCACGCTCCAGGGCGCGGTGATCTGGCCGGTGGGGCTCGCGATGGCCGTCGGCGCCTTTCTCGGCGCCCAGGTCGGCTCGGCGCTCGCCGTCCGCCTCGGCGCCCGGCTGATCCGCCCGCTCCTCGTCGTCATCGCCTGCGCGATGGCGCTGCGCCTGCTATCGAACCCGGCCAACCCGTTGCGTCAGGCCGTGGCCGGGTTCTTTTCTTAG
- a CDS encoding putative aminohydrolase/amidotransferase (Evidence 3 : Putative function from multiple computational evidences; Product type e : enzyme), with the protein MCRFLAYLGEPVFLNELVCAPTHSLVHQSLHASEAKTETNGDGFGIGWYGEHAEPGLYRDICPAWSDENLVNLCRQVRARTFFAHVRAATGTATTRANCHPFAHGRHLFMHNGQIGGYHRIKRRLEAMIPDALYDTRRGSTDSEALFLLALANGLDSDPVGAMEATCTTVRDLMQEAHIAEAFRFTAVLTDGESLTAFRWACDGRPPSLYYRESERGLTVVSEPIDGCKEGWTIVPKGGTLRATRGSRAVVSLPRTERAAA; encoded by the coding sequence ATGTGCCGCTTCCTCGCCTATCTCGGTGAGCCGGTCTTTCTGAACGAGCTGGTCTGCGCCCCGACCCATTCGCTGGTCCATCAATCGCTGCACGCCTCCGAGGCGAAGACCGAGACCAACGGTGACGGGTTCGGGATCGGCTGGTACGGCGAGCACGCCGAGCCCGGCCTCTACCGCGATATCTGCCCGGCCTGGTCGGACGAGAACCTCGTGAACCTGTGCCGACAGGTGCGGGCGCGGACATTCTTCGCCCATGTACGGGCGGCTACCGGCACGGCGACGACGCGGGCCAACTGCCACCCCTTCGCCCATGGCCGCCACCTGTTCATGCATAACGGTCAGATCGGCGGCTATCACCGAATCAAGCGGCGCCTTGAGGCGATGATCCCCGATGCGCTGTACGACACCCGCCGCGGCTCGACGGATTCGGAGGCGCTGTTCCTGCTGGCGCTCGCCAACGGCCTCGATTCCGATCCCGTCGGCGCCATGGAGGCGACCTGCACCACCGTGCGCGACCTGATGCAGGAGGCGCACATCGCCGAAGCCTTCCGCTTCACCGCCGTGCTCACCGACGGCGAGAGCCTCACCGCCTTCCGCTGGGCCTGCGACGGGCGCCCGCCGAGCCTGTATTACCGCGAGAGCGAGCGCGGCCTCACCGTCGTCTCCGAGCCGATCGACGGCTGCAAGGAGGGCTGGACGATCGTGCCCAAGGGCGGAACGCTGCGGGCGACCCGCGGCAGCCGCGCCGTCGTCAGCCTGCCGCGCACGGAGCGTGCCGCCGCCTGA
- a CDS encoding Putative response regulator; (CheY-like protein) (Evidence 3 : Putative function from multiple computational evidences; Product type r : regulator): protein MAHSGDSPVALVVEEDEAARDLATVLIEETDLDVIACSSAEDALAVLERGDVTVAMVIADTRLSGKMDGAALARAVEDRWPEVRLVVTSGGREERRTEIPPHAVYMRKPWLPLELLRQAERATLTAKAA, encoded by the coding sequence ATGGCTCATTCCGGAGACAGCCCGGTCGCGCTCGTCGTTGAGGAGGACGAGGCCGCCCGCGACCTCGCGACCGTCCTGATCGAGGAGACCGACCTCGACGTCATCGCCTGTTCGAGCGCCGAGGACGCGTTGGCCGTTCTCGAACGCGGGGACGTGACCGTGGCGATGGTGATCGCCGACACGCGCCTCTCGGGCAAGATGGACGGGGCGGCGTTGGCGCGCGCGGTCGAGGATCGCTGGCCGGAGGTGCGGCTCGTGGTGACCTCCGGGGGCCGCGAGGAGCGCCGGACCGAGATTCCGCCGCATGCCGTCTACATGCGCAAGCCCTGGCTGCCGCTGGAACTGCTGCGGCAGGCCGAGCGCGCCACCCTGACGGCCAAGGCCGCCTAA
- a CDS encoding protein of unknown function (Evidence 5 : Unknown function) → MLRAARGGRRGSGGGGRRSGGGGRCGLLREARHAGTARSAGTGLRLRSGDQALADRGLAGLLAGAADSLGLLTRLAHGGLLVGLALLHLAEDALALHLLLEDAERLIDVVIANEYLQRNQPLDLSFRTAPAPESRLNREKAVGRPCLRAAFRRRRRDGSRIGAKELHLSARHTRNRFVLEVQESLLQSRRAVSPCPALARRSRGHPRRYPIRKRRAMDGAGVNPQGRGQGQRDGFRVPDKTPGL, encoded by the coding sequence ATGCTGCGGGCCGCGCGCGGCGGCCGGCGCGGATCAGGAGGCGGCGGGCGCCGGAGCGGCGGCGGGGGCCGCTGCGGGCTGCTGCGAGAAGCTCGGCATGCCGGGACGGCGCGGAGCGCCGGTACGGGGCTTCGGCTTCGGAGCGGCGATCAGGCCCTCGCGGATCGCGGTCTTGCGGGCCTGCTTGCGGGCGCGGCGGACAGCCTCGGCCTTCTCACGCGCCTTGCGCACGGAGGGCTTCTCGTAGGCCTTGCGCTGCTTCATCTCGCGGAAGATGCCCTCGCGCTGCATCTTCTTCTTGAGGACGCGGAGCGCCTGATCGACGTTGTTATCGCGAACGAGTACCTGCAACGGAATCAACCCCTAGATTTGTCGTTTCGAACCGCACCGGCCCCGGAATCCCGGCTGAACCGGGAAAAAGCCGTCGGGCGCCCCTGTCTCCGGGCTGCATTCCGGAGGAGGCGTCGTGACGGCAGCCGAATCGGTGCGAAAGAATTGCACCTGAGCGCGCGGCATACACGAAACAGGTTCGTGTTGGAAGTGCAGGAAAGCCTCTTGCAAAGCCGCCGCGCCGTTTCTCCCTGTCCCGCCCTCGCGCGGCGAAGCCGAGGTCACCCAAGGCGTTATCCGATCCGGAAACGCCGCGCCATGGATGGCGCCGGCGTCAACCCGCAAGGCAGAGGGCAAGGGCAGAGAGACGGTTTCAGAGTGCCTGACAAAACTCCCGGTCTCTGA
- the rpsU gene encoding ribosomal protein S21 (Evidence 2b : Function from indirect experimental evidences (e.g. phenotypes); Product type s : structure), with amino-acid sequence MIPLQVLVRDNNVDQALRVLKKKMQREGIFREMKQRKAYEKPSVRKAREKAEAVRRARKQARKTAIREGLIAAPKPKPRTGAPRRPGMPSFSQQPAAAPAAAPAPAAS; translated from the coding sequence TTGATTCCGTTGCAGGTACTCGTTCGCGATAACAACGTCGATCAGGCGCTCCGCGTCCTCAAGAAGAAGATGCAGCGCGAGGGCATCTTCCGCGAGATGAAGCAGCGCAAGGCCTACGAGAAGCCCTCCGTGCGCAAGGCGCGTGAGAAGGCCGAGGCTGTCCGCCGCGCCCGCAAGCAGGCCCGCAAGACCGCGATCCGCGAGGGCCTGATCGCCGCTCCGAAGCCGAAGCCCCGTACCGGCGCTCCGCGCCGTCCCGGCATGCCGAGCTTCTCGCAGCAGCCCGCAGCGGCCCCCGCCGCCGCTCCGGCGCCCGCCGCCTCCTGA
- a CDS encoding intracellular PHB depolymerase, polyhydroxyalkanoate depolymerase (Evidence 2a : Function from experimental evidences in other organisms; PubMedId : 10217786, 11114905, 11267773, 11410342, 12081972, 12813072, 15256572; Product type e : enzyme) yields MLYQALDVQSDIARQTRQWGRLLQEASAPWMRTPWHDAAKWWSAGARMMMRAGLTFARPAYGIHAVMVGNREVPVIEEPVLATPFGTLLRFRKDIDTVQPKVLVLAPLSGHFATLLRSTVRTLLPDHDVYITDWHNARDVPLSEGRFGFDDYVDHVVRFLETIGEGAHLMAVCQPAVQALAATALMAHTKNPAQPRSMTLMAGPVDCRVSPTSVNRLAVSKPIEWFEKNLIETVTGRHKGAGRRVYPGFTQVSAFVSMNAKRHRDAHTDLFWHYVDGSADKAQAIETFYDEYFAVLDLAAEFYLETVKIVFQDYTLARNQLTYRGEPIDMGAIRRTALMTVEGERDDICAVGQTMAAHDLCSSLPPHMKTHHLQTGVGHYGVFSGRKWEAQTYPLVRNFIASHA; encoded by the coding sequence ATGCTCTACCAAGCCCTCGATGTCCAATCGGACATCGCCCGGCAGACCCGCCAATGGGGCCGCCTGCTGCAGGAAGCCTCCGCGCCGTGGATGCGGACGCCCTGGCACGACGCCGCGAAATGGTGGTCGGCGGGCGCGCGCATGATGATGCGCGCCGGCCTCACCTTCGCGCGGCCGGCCTACGGCATCCACGCCGTCATGGTCGGCAACCGCGAAGTGCCGGTGATCGAGGAGCCGGTGCTCGCCACGCCCTTCGGCACGCTGCTCCGCTTCCGCAAGGACATCGACACCGTCCAGCCCAAGGTGCTGGTGCTCGCCCCCCTCTCGGGCCACTTCGCCACGCTGCTGCGCAGCACCGTGCGCACGCTGCTGCCCGACCACGACGTCTACATCACCGACTGGCACAACGCCCGCGACGTGCCGCTCTCGGAAGGGCGGTTCGGCTTCGACGACTACGTCGATCACGTGGTGCGCTTTCTGGAGACCATCGGCGAGGGCGCCCACCTCATGGCCGTGTGCCAGCCCGCGGTGCAGGCGCTCGCGGCCACGGCGCTGATGGCGCACACTAAGAATCCGGCGCAGCCGCGCAGCATGACCCTGATGGCCGGACCGGTCGATTGCCGCGTCAGCCCGACCTCGGTGAACCGGCTCGCCGTCTCGAAGCCGATCGAGTGGTTCGAGAAGAACCTGATCGAGACGGTGACCGGACGCCACAAGGGGGCGGGGCGGCGGGTCTATCCCGGCTTCACGCAGGTCTCCGCCTTCGTCTCGATGAATGCCAAGCGCCACAGGGACGCGCATACGGACCTGTTCTGGCACTATGTCGACGGCAGCGCCGACAAGGCGCAGGCGATCGAGACCTTCTACGACGAGTATTTCGCCGTCCTCGACCTCGCCGCCGAGTTCTACCTCGAGACGGTCAAGATCGTCTTCCAGGACTACACCCTGGCCCGCAACCAGCTCACCTACCGCGGCGAGCCCATCGATATGGGCGCGATCCGGCGCACCGCCCTGATGACGGTGGAAGGCGAGCGCGACGACATCTGCGCCGTGGGCCAGACCATGGCCGCCCACGATCTCTGCTCGAGCCTGCCGCCGCACATGAAGACCCACCACCTCCAAACCGGCGTGGGTCACTACGGCGTGTTCTCCGGCCGCAAGTGGGAGGCGCAGACCTATCCGCTCGTGCGCAACTTCATCGCCTCGCACGCCTGA
- a CDS encoding putative glutathione S-transferase (Evidence 3 : Putative function from multiple computational evidences; Product type e : enzyme) — protein sequence MAEATLTISSRNYSSWSLRGWLLCRMAGLDLAVEVLSGSDASTRAELLHLSPSFLVPRLEHGAIVVWDVLAIAEYLNEIRPEAGLLPEAPAERARCRAVSGEMHGGFVNLRSALPMNLRSLHRGFKIFNGAKGDIERICAIFEDCLSRSGGPYLFGARPTLADAMYAPVCTRFRTYDVTLPFTTATYRDTILAWDLMSEWAASAESEPEEIEELDMEF from the coding sequence ATGGCCGAGGCGACGCTCACGATCTCCAGCCGCAACTACTCGTCCTGGTCACTGCGCGGCTGGCTGCTGTGCCGGATGGCCGGGCTCGATCTCGCGGTGGAGGTGCTGTCCGGCTCGGACGCCTCGACGCGGGCCGAACTGCTCCACCTCTCGCCGTCCTTCCTCGTGCCGCGGCTGGAGCACGGCGCGATCGTGGTGTGGGACGTGCTCGCCATTGCTGAATATCTCAACGAGATCCGTCCGGAAGCCGGCCTTCTGCCCGAAGCGCCCGCCGAGCGCGCGCGCTGCCGCGCGGTTTCAGGCGAGATGCATGGCGGCTTCGTCAACCTGCGCTCGGCCCTGCCGATGAACCTGCGCAGCCTCCATCGCGGCTTCAAGATCTTCAACGGCGCCAAGGGCGACATCGAGCGGATCTGCGCGATCTTCGAGGATTGCCTGTCGCGCTCGGGCGGGCCCTACCTGTTCGGGGCGCGCCCCACCCTGGCGGACGCGATGTACGCGCCCGTCTGCACCCGCTTTCGCACCTACGACGTCACCCTCCCCTTCACGACGGCCACCTACCGCGACACGATCCTCGCCTGGGATCTGATGAGCGAGTGGGCGGCGTCGGCCGAGAGCGAGCCGGAGGAGATCGAAGAACTCGACATGGAGTTCTAG
- a CDS encoding putative diguanylate cyclase (GGDEF) (Evidence 3 : Putative function from multiple computational evidences; Product type e : enzyme) — translation MALALMSLSRTGTIEGEFAGLTPLRFSPSVEARFETEGLSERIRLAQATLFAAIFLYDIFLLADWMILPDVLGPLAVMRLGVFTPLTLLMIWVLPRRTRTWQVDGLLVGGCFLSVLMPSTIISFSASHYVATYQLGSMLIIFYMVLVQRVRFRMAVIGMALIVLTQISTVARRPEVDAPTFWYIVVFHLIAAAIILLGSFVLERTERYGFLQRLRVEAMIERNAEMARTDQLTGLFNRHHLATIGADLLPKRDTQSLGALLIDIDHFKRFNDTQGHLAGDRCIRTVSDLVREMLVPANENKPPVGTAVRFGGEEFLVLLPGMDAAQAAALGEAIRRRVEGVGIPHPGLGPNAVVTLSIGVADWKKGHTALDTLVNAADAALYQAKNLGRNRVAVA, via the coding sequence TTGGCCCTCGCTTTGATGAGTCTCTCCCGAACCGGAACCATCGAGGGCGAGTTCGCCGGCCTCACCCCGTTGCGGTTCTCGCCCTCGGTCGAGGCGCGGTTCGAGACCGAGGGGCTCTCCGAACGCATCAGGCTCGCCCAGGCGACGCTTTTCGCTGCCATTTTCCTCTACGACATCTTTCTCTTAGCCGACTGGATGATCCTGCCGGACGTGCTCGGGCCGCTCGCCGTGATGCGCCTGGGCGTCTTCACGCCGCTGACCCTTCTGATGATCTGGGTCCTGCCGCGCCGGACACGGACCTGGCAGGTCGACGGGCTGCTCGTGGGGGGCTGCTTCCTCTCGGTGCTGATGCCGTCCACGATCATCTCGTTCAGCGCATCGCACTACGTCGCGACCTACCAGCTCGGCTCGATGCTCATCATCTTCTACATGGTGCTGGTGCAGCGCGTCCGGTTCCGGATGGCGGTGATCGGGATGGCGCTGATCGTCCTGACCCAGATCTCGACCGTCGCGAGACGGCCCGAGGTCGATGCCCCGACCTTCTGGTACATCGTGGTCTTCCACCTCATCGCGGCCGCCATCATCCTCCTGGGATCGTTCGTGCTGGAGCGGACGGAGCGCTACGGCTTCCTCCAGCGCCTCCGGGTCGAGGCGATGATCGAGCGCAACGCGGAGATGGCACGGACCGACCAACTCACGGGCCTGTTCAACCGGCACCATCTCGCGACCATCGGCGCCGATCTCCTTCCCAAGAGGGACACGCAGTCCCTCGGGGCGCTCCTGATCGACATCGACCACTTCAAGCGGTTCAACGACACCCAGGGCCATCTGGCGGGTGACCGCTGCATCCGCACCGTCAGCGACCTCGTGCGCGAGATGCTGGTCCCGGCGAACGAGAACAAGCCTCCGGTGGGAACGGCCGTGCGCTTCGGGGGCGAAGAGTTCCTCGTGCTGCTGCCGGGCATGGATGCCGCGCAGGCCGCCGCGCTCGGGGAGGCCATCCGCCGGCGCGTGGAAGGGGTCGGGATTCCGCATCCCGGCCTCGGGCCGAACGCCGTGGTGACGCTGTCGATCGGCGTCGCCGACTGGAAGAAGGGCCATACGGCGCTGGACACGCTCGTGAACGCCGCCGACGCCGCCCTCTATCAAGCGAAAAACCTCGGCCGCAACCGCGTGGCGGTGGCCTGA
- a CDS encoding putative signal transduction histidine kinase precursor (Evidence 3 : Putative function from multiple computational evidences; Product type r : regulator) codes for MSPVRTTAEPPAAAPAPSRTRTWLPWPHVPWPRPKKAAGQIALLVVAALLAAHVLAAVMLLALREPWRPDERPGVAATRLSTVARLLDAAEPGERDGILRAAARGLPTLRIAPWDGAAPSAGQGKTEDEIGQHPLIERLRDGFGRALPVTDLAPGHDRGKTGLLQIGITTPAGARLRAVLPDDFPRPPAQAPIIFTFVFLGVSLTLLSFWATRALTAPLAGLAAAAEAFGTAEEPPPLPKRGPEEVLALARALDRMRTRLLRLLDDRTQMLAAISHDLRTPITRLRLRAEFIEDERAREMTLRDLDQMNELVESALSYVRDGQGAPGEGQTTLIDLASVVQTVCDGFSDIGAAVSLERTRHVLVRGRPDDLQRAITNLVDNAVKYGGGARLVMGPAGSGDHPGVAVEVIDDGPGIPDAERSAMLQPFVRGDRARNLDSASGFGLGLSIVLAIVEGHGGRLTLENRPGGGFCARIELPLAAGRSGATGAGRAA; via the coding sequence ATGAGTCCCGTGAGAACTACGGCGGAGCCGCCCGCCGCTGCCCCCGCCCCGTCGCGAACTCGAACGTGGCTGCCTTGGCCTCATGTGCCGTGGCCCCGCCCGAAAAAGGCCGCCGGGCAGATCGCGCTCCTCGTGGTCGCGGCCCTGCTCGCCGCGCATGTGCTCGCGGCGGTCATGCTGCTGGCCCTGCGCGAGCCATGGCGGCCGGACGAACGGCCCGGCGTCGCCGCGACCCGGCTCTCGACCGTCGCGCGGCTGCTCGATGCCGCCGAGCCGGGCGAGCGCGACGGGATCCTCCGGGCGGCGGCGCGCGGCCTGCCGACCCTGCGCATCGCGCCGTGGGACGGCGCCGCGCCGTCGGCGGGGCAGGGGAAGACGGAGGACGAGATCGGCCAGCATCCCCTGATCGAGCGCCTTCGGGACGGCTTCGGGCGGGCGCTGCCGGTGACCGACCTCGCCCCCGGCCACGACCGCGGCAAGACCGGCCTCCTTCAGATCGGCATCACGACGCCGGCCGGCGCCCGGCTCCGGGCGGTGCTGCCCGACGATTTTCCGCGCCCGCCGGCGCAAGCGCCGATCATCTTCACCTTCGTCTTCCTCGGGGTCAGCCTCACGCTGCTCTCGTTCTGGGCGACGCGGGCGCTCACCGCGCCGCTTGCCGGCTTGGCCGCGGCGGCGGAGGCCTTCGGCACGGCGGAGGAGCCGCCGCCCTTGCCCAAGCGCGGCCCGGAGGAGGTGCTGGCGCTCGCCCGCGCGCTCGACCGGATGCGCACCCGCCTGCTGCGCCTGCTCGACGACCGCACGCAGATGCTGGCCGCGATCAGTCACGACCTGCGCACACCGATCACCCGCCTGCGGCTGCGCGCCGAGTTCATCGAGGACGAGCGCGCCCGCGAGATGACCCTGCGCGACCTCGACCAGATGAACGAGCTCGTGGAATCCGCGCTCTCCTATGTCCGGGACGGGCAGGGGGCGCCGGGCGAGGGCCAGACCACGCTGATCGACCTCGCCTCGGTGGTGCAGACCGTCTGCGACGGGTTCAGCGACATCGGCGCGGCCGTCAGCCTGGAGCGAACCCGCCACGTCCTCGTGCGCGGCCGCCCCGACGACCTCCAGCGCGCGATCACCAACCTCGTTGACAACGCCGTGAAGTATGGCGGTGGCGCTCGCCTCGTCATGGGGCCGGCGGGCTCCGGCGATCACCCCGGCGTGGCGGTGGAGGTGATCGACGACGGCCCCGGCATTCCCGATGCCGAGCGCAGCGCCATGCTCCAGCCCTTCGTGCGCGGTGACCGCGCCCGCAACCTCGATTCCGCGAGCGGCTTCGGCCTCGGCCTCTCGATCGTGCTCGCCATCGTCGAGGGGCATGGCGGGCGCCTGACCTTGGAGAACCGCCCCGGCGGCGGCTTCTGCGCCCGCATCGAGTTGCCGCTCGCCGCCGGACGGTCCGGGGCGACGGGCGCCGGCAGGGCGGCTTAA